The genomic interval TACAGATTCCAAATTAGGAGCTAAATACTGTGAATGGGAAATAGACTTTCCTCTGGGAAAAAGTTTAAAAAGAACTTATAGCACCAGTTTGAGTTCCACTACAACCGTTCCGGTTACCATTCCTTCTACTTTAAGTGGGGATTATTTCCTTCTTTTAGTTGTGGATCTGGATGATACAATCGTTGAGTTGGATGAAGCCAATAACTACGCCTGGTCAACCACTCAGCCGATAACTTTCTCCGGTGGCACGGTGGCAAGTTCGAGTAAAGCGGGAATTACCAGCAATAATACGACTGCTTCTATTCGTTTTGCCAGACTGGATACAAAGAGTATGGGTGTAACTAACATTAAAGAAGAAAACTTTAATACTTATACTCCTGAAGAATTTCGTTTTCTTTTGACTAATACAAGAGAATTGCTGAATACTCTACCGGCTGCTTCTTTACGTTCCAGTGTAGAAGGTGGTGGTTCCGGAAGGATTATTAATCCTCCGACTCAATAATTTTACCTCTTGCTTGAAGGTGACCCACACAATGAAGGCGACCCACCGGTGGGTCGCCTTCATTGTGGAATATATAATTAATTTACAGTAGGTGGATTTACCTTTCTCCCGCCTCCATCATCAACCGTAGGAGGATTTACTTTTCTCTGGCTATCATCGGTTGTCGGTGGGTTTACTTTCCTGGAATCATCAGTTGTGGGTGGATTTACCTTTCTGGAATCATCCGTGGTTTCGGCGGCCTTTTTCTTATTTTCTGCTTCTTTGGCTAATTCCATCATTTTATCGATGTTTTCCTTGGTTAAAAGGCTTTCGCAGGAGATAAATCCAAAGCTTAAAAGGGTGATTAGAATTACTATTCTCATATTTTTCCTTCCTGTAATTACTCTTGTCTCATTTCTTAGACAATAAATTCTTGTATTCCTAAAGCATGGAATGTAAGCTTTAGTTCTGTAAATAGAAAATTTATATTACCTTAGGGGGGATTATGAAAATAGTTTCATTAAAAAGCTTTAGCCTGATAGCTATAATTTCAGCTTTTATTACATTTTCCTGTTCGGCTGATAGTACAAAGGAAGCCGTTAAAGAAACAAAAGCAGGTGGTATGTGCGAATATAGAGAAATAAAGGGGTTCGCAGTTATTGATTCCATTAAAAAACCTGCGGAAGCAGTTAAGGGCATGATGAAGGAACCCAGAGAAGTAATTTATCACTTCGAACCGGAGGATAAAGGAACTGAGTATAAATTTCCAACCTGGAAAGATACCGGTTTAAAACTGACCATAGCCGGTGGACTTGCTCCTCCTCTGGATTGCTTAAAAAAACAAAAAATTACTGTAGGCAGTAAGCATAAGGCTCTTCGAACTGAAATTACCAAAGGAACCTGTACCCCGGTTGTATTCATTCTAACCGGTTTTGACGAGAACCTTTGTTTTGAGTAAATTTTCTAATTGTGAAGTATCCACTTATTTTTCAGGGAAGCAAGCGAACCATCGGTGGTTCGCTTTCGAGAAAGAAATAGTTTCACACTCATAATAAGCATATAATAATTTTTTTGGAGCTGTAATGAATTATAAAAAAATCCCTTATTTAGTATTCAGTTTATTTCTAATATTTCAAACCTGTGAACCGGCAAAACCACCTGTGAGTTTCAGTCCGATACAGGGATTCTCAGAGGAAGTTAATAATCAGCTAAGGTCTTTTTTTGAAGATACAAAAAATCATCCGGATAGAAAGATTGCCGTCTTTGATGGGGATGGAACGGTTCTGGGACAGGCACCACATTATCTTGCCGATGAATGTCTCTATGAAGTTGCCAAACAAAAACCGGAAAAGAAGCCGGAAGTCATTAAGAAAATGGTAAAACTCTCCAATGTTTCTATGGACTATGTTCAACTTCGGGTTCATTTCTTTGAGGGAGATTCTTTGGAGTATTTAAGAGAATTAGGTAGAACCTGTTACCATAAGTATTATAAGGGAAAAGTTTTTTCCTCTATGGTTTCTTTAATTGATAATTTAAAGAAACATAATTTTGAAGTTTGGATAGTTACAGCCAGCCCGGAAGCAATGTACCAAAAGTTTCTAAGCGAAGAACTGCATATTCCTATAACCCACATTATTGGAGTAAAGTCGGTGATACGGGAAGGGAAGATTACATCAGAAATGGTTCAACCTATTCCCCAGGATAATGGAAAGATGGAAGCCATTGAAACCTTTGTGCAGGGTAAACCTCTTCTGGTTGGAGGTAATAGTCGGGGCGATAAGGAAATGATTGAATATAGTGCAAAGCTAAAACTTATCGTAAACCCGGATGAGCATGTGGCAGCGGATCAGAAAGAAAGTATTGCTTCTTATGCAAAGAAAAGCGGTTGGTTAATTGTAAAACAGAGAGATGTTCCTTCGGCTGATTTTCCTAATATATCTAAAACAGAATATAATATTCGAGTAAATAAAACAAACGAGTAAGTGATGATACAAGCAGTAATAAACTGGTTTAAACCCGCTCCTGCAATTCCGAGATTAGCCGAAGCTGAAGTTCAAAGGAATTATCCTGTTTACAGGCGAAGCATCCTTGAATCTACCTTTATCGGGTATGCTGTTTTTTATTTTGTCAGAAACAACATGTCGGTTGTTTCCAAGGAAATGGGCAATGCCCTTCAGTACGACAAGTCCCAGATAGGAGATATTCTGGCTGTAACCGCCATTACTTACGGTCTGGGTAAATTTGTTATGGGTTCTCTTTCCGATAGAAGTAATCCGAAAAAGTTTATGTCGGTGGGTTTGTTTTTAACAGCTCTTATGAATTTTGCTTTTATCGGAGTTGAAAACTTTTACTTGCATATCCTTATCTGGGGTTTGAATGGCTTTTTCCAGGGCATGGGCTGGCCTCCATGCGGTAGGTCTATCGGTCACTGGTTTAGTTTGAAAGAAAGGGGTAGTGTATTTGCAGTCTGGAATATTGCTCATAATATAGGCGGAGGTCTAATCGGAGTAATTGCTGCCTATTCGGCGAGCCAGCTTGGTTGGAAGTCTGCTTTTTATGTGCCGGGTGTTTTAGCCCTCATAGGTTCTGTCTATCTTTACTTCCGTCTGGAAGATACACCTCAGTCGCTTGGTTTACCTCCTATTGAAGAATATAAAGATTCTAAAAAAGATGTAAGCAAGGTGAATACAGAAGATCCAGAAAGG from Leptospiraceae bacterium carries:
- a CDS encoding haloacid dehalogenase-like hydrolase, translating into MNYKKIPYLVFSLFLIFQTCEPAKPPVSFSPIQGFSEEVNNQLRSFFEDTKNHPDRKIAVFDGDGTVLGQAPHYLADECLYEVAKQKPEKKPEVIKKMVKLSNVSMDYVQLRVHFFEGDSLEYLRELGRTCYHKYYKGKVFSSMVSLIDNLKKHNFEVWIVTASPEAMYQKFLSEELHIPITHIIGVKSVIREGKITSEMVQPIPQDNGKMEAIETFVQGKPLLVGGNSRGDKEMIEYSAKLKLIVNPDEHVAADQKESIASYAKKSGWLIVKQRDVPSADFPNISKTEYNIRVNKTNE
- a CDS encoding MFS transporter, which translates into the protein MIQAVINWFKPAPAIPRLAEAEVQRNYPVYRRSILESTFIGYAVFYFVRNNMSVVSKEMGNALQYDKSQIGDILAVTAITYGLGKFVMGSLSDRSNPKKFMSVGLFLTALMNFAFIGVENFYLHILIWGLNGFFQGMGWPPCGRSIGHWFSLKERGSVFAVWNIAHNIGGGLIGVIAAYSASQLGWKSAFYVPGVLALIGSVYLYFRLEDTPQSLGLPPIEEYKDSKKDVSKVNTEDPERELETKELLVKYILNNKTLWLFAFANFFVYIVRYSMLDWGPTYLKETKGASLESGGFSVLIIEFGGIGSTILMGWLSDKLGGRRGMVSLLCMIPIFFAFLMILLNPPGRLWLDMTMLAVIGFFVYPPVMLLGVASLDVTSKKAVGTAAGFVGLFGYIGRTVQAKGLGWLASHSEYGWPYVLYSILFATILGIILLGLTWNIKPRE